The proteins below are encoded in one region of Pseudoduganella armeniaca:
- a CDS encoding alpha/beta hydrolase, with protein sequence MNTSRKVAAAAGAAGLLWAGMVSMIAASQRKLLFNPTLVREVQSPRSTGHRTRAIVLRANDGTRLAGWLMTPRGPGPHPAVVYFGGRSEEVSWVARDAGTLFPGMTVLAINYRGYGDSRGVPGEEHMVEDGCMLFDWLCSRRNIDAQRVAVVGRSLGSGVAVQVAKERPVQSVVLITPYDSILALAQRKFRVVPVSFVLRHRFESVKYAALLRAPTYVLRAASDDIVPHSHTDLLVAKMARLHQDEIVPGSDHLNIPYLPDTQQKIARFLTAQFAATRPLPEAEPSAA encoded by the coding sequence ATGAATACTTCCCGAAAAGTCGCCGCCGCCGCTGGCGCCGCAGGCCTGCTGTGGGCCGGCATGGTGTCCATGATCGCGGCCAGCCAGCGCAAGCTGCTGTTCAATCCGACCCTGGTGCGCGAGGTGCAAAGCCCGCGCAGCACGGGCCACCGCACCCGCGCCATCGTGCTGCGCGCCAACGACGGCACGCGACTGGCAGGCTGGCTGATGACGCCGCGCGGCCCGGGCCCGCATCCGGCCGTGGTCTACTTCGGCGGCCGTTCGGAAGAGGTGTCGTGGGTCGCGCGCGATGCCGGCACGCTGTTCCCGGGCATGACGGTGTTGGCGATAAATTACCGTGGCTACGGCGACTCGCGCGGCGTGCCGGGGGAAGAGCACATGGTGGAAGACGGCTGCATGCTGTTCGACTGGCTGTGCAGCCGGCGCAATATCGATGCGCAGCGTGTGGCCGTGGTGGGCCGCAGCCTGGGTTCCGGCGTTGCCGTGCAGGTGGCCAAGGAGCGCCCTGTCCAATCCGTCGTCCTGATCACGCCATACGACTCGATCCTCGCGCTGGCGCAGCGCAAGTTCCGCGTCGTGCCCGTCAGCTTCGTGCTGCGGCACCGCTTCGAGTCCGTGAAGTATGCGGCGCTGCTGCGCGCGCCGACCTACGTGCTGCGTGCGGCCAGCGACGACATCGTGCCGCACTCGCATACCGACCTGCTGGTGGCCAAGATGGCACGACTGCACCAGGACGAGATCGTCCCGGGCTCGGACCATCTGAACATCCCCTACCTGCCCGATACGCAACAGAAGATCGCGCGGTTCTTGACGGCGCAGTTTGCCGCCACGCGGCCATTGCCGGAAGCAGAGCCCAGCGCGGCGTAG
- a CDS encoding RNA 2'-phosphotransferase: protein MTDKNKNISKFLSLILRHAPDTIGLTLDKNGWADVATLLERAAAHGKRISLEQLHEVVASNDKQRFAFSADGRAIRASQGHSLKSVDLELAPAEPPAILYHGTASRFITSIRQSGLKAQARRHVHLSAERATAVAVGARYGVPVVLTVRAAEMHALGHVFHRSDNGVWLTDAVPLRFIEFP from the coding sequence ATGACCGATAAAAACAAAAACATCAGCAAGTTCCTCTCCCTGATCCTGCGCCACGCGCCCGATACGATCGGCCTGACGCTGGACAAGAACGGTTGGGCCGACGTCGCCACCCTGCTGGAACGGGCAGCGGCGCACGGCAAACGCATCTCGCTCGAGCAGCTGCATGAGGTGGTCGCGAGCAACGATAAGCAGCGCTTCGCCTTCAGTGCCGACGGCCGCGCCATCCGCGCCAGCCAGGGACACTCGCTCAAGAGCGTCGACCTGGAACTGGCGCCGGCCGAGCCTCCGGCGATCCTGTATCACGGCACCGCCAGCCGCTTCATCACGTCGATCCGGCAATCCGGCCTGAAAGCGCAGGCGCGCCGCCACGTGCACCTGTCGGCCGAGCGGGCCACCGCCGTCGCTGTCGGCGCGCGCTATGGCGTGCCGGTGGTGCTGACGGTGCGTGCGGCCGAGATGCATGCGTTGGGCCACGTGTTCCACCGCTCGGACAACGGCGTCTGGCTGACGGACGCGGTGCCGCTGCGGTTCATCGAATTCCCATGA
- a CDS encoding YybH family protein, translated as MNESSSAFQQIVDAYRAAVLAKDIEAFVALYHDDVHVFDMWGAISLRGSAAWRAMAADWFGSLGSETVVVDAVQVESTQAADLAFGHALLTFTARASDGTVLRSLVNRVTMGLRREDGIWRVVHQHTSAPIEPGSLKAILQPAG; from the coding sequence ATGAACGAATCCTCTTCCGCGTTCCAGCAGATTGTAGACGCCTATCGCGCAGCCGTACTGGCGAAGGATATCGAAGCATTCGTGGCGCTGTACCACGACGACGTGCACGTGTTCGACATGTGGGGCGCCATATCCTTGCGCGGTAGCGCGGCATGGCGTGCGATGGCGGCAGACTGGTTCGGTTCGCTGGGCAGCGAAACCGTGGTGGTCGACGCCGTGCAGGTCGAGTCCACGCAAGCGGCCGACCTGGCATTCGGCCACGCCCTGCTGACATTTACCGCGCGCGCCAGCGATGGAACGGTGCTGCGCTCCCTGGTCAATCGGGTGACGATGGGATTGCGCCGCGAGGACGGCATCTGGCGCGTCGTCCACCAGCACACATCCGCGCCCATCGAACCCGGCAGTTTAAAGGCGATTCTGCAGCCGGCCGGCTGA
- a CDS encoding tetratricopeptide repeat protein — MKYRSLPPLSWHLPCRLLALCCALLLSACAGPSRVPAAPPALFADSLFEPALALPSEDEIFALTPAMRTYTQAVSRDRRGKEIRRALFDALYRRDQLQLEYDSALTRTAAQAFEARQGNCLSLVIMTAALAQELNIPVVFQSVPTEDSWSRSGEIYFNSGHVNLKLGRIQREAPGGYDADAYTVIDFLPPPDGRQRDGIPIGRRTIVAMFMNNRAAEALARGQLTDAYWWARGAVLSDPNLVYAYNTLAVVYRRHGELAQAEATLRYALARDPRSAMALSNLAQVVENLGRIEEASVLKAQLARLQPEQPFRYFNQGREAMQAGDYRRARELFQRELRRDPTYHEFHFWLAAADYMLGDLYAAEKHMRLARDASTTRKDHELYAAKLDRLKAHQR; from the coding sequence ATGAAGTATCGATCCTTGCCGCCGCTTTCTTGGCACCTGCCTTGCCGCCTGCTGGCACTGTGCTGTGCGTTGTTGTTGTCCGCCTGCGCCGGCCCGTCTCGCGTGCCGGCAGCGCCCCCCGCCTTGTTTGCCGATTCCCTGTTCGAACCCGCTCTCGCGCTGCCGTCGGAAGACGAGATCTTCGCGCTGACGCCAGCCATGCGCACCTATACGCAGGCGGTGTCGCGCGACCGGCGCGGCAAGGAAATCCGGCGCGCGCTGTTCGACGCGCTGTACCGCCGCGACCAGCTGCAGCTGGAATACGACTCGGCACTGACCCGCACCGCCGCCCAGGCCTTCGAGGCACGCCAGGGCAACTGCCTGTCGCTCGTCATCATGACGGCCGCGCTGGCGCAGGAACTCAACATTCCCGTCGTGTTCCAGAGCGTGCCGACGGAAGACAGCTGGAGCCGCAGCGGCGAGATCTATTTCAACAGCGGCCACGTCAACCTGAAGCTGGGGCGCATCCAGCGCGAGGCGCCGGGTGGCTATGACGCCGATGCATACACGGTGATCGACTTCCTGCCGCCGCCGGACGGCCGCCAGCGCGACGGCATCCCCATCGGCCGCCGGACCATTGTCGCCATGTTCATGAACAACCGTGCCGCCGAGGCACTGGCCCGCGGCCAGCTGACCGACGCCTACTGGTGGGCGCGTGGCGCCGTGCTGTCCGACCCGAACCTGGTGTATGCCTACAATACGCTGGCGGTGGTTTACCGCCGCCATGGCGAGCTGGCGCAGGCCGAAGCGACGCTGCGTTATGCGCTGGCGCGCGACCCGCGCAGCGCGATGGCCTTGTCCAACCTGGCGCAGGTCGTCGAGAACCTGGGCCGCATCGAAGAAGCCAGTGTCCTGAAAGCGCAGCTGGCGCGCCTGCAGCCGGAGCAACCGTTCCGTTACTTCAATCAGGGCCGCGAGGCCATGCAGGCCGGCGACTACCGCCGCGCGCGCGAGCTGTTCCAGCGCGAACTGCGGCGCGACCCCACCTACCACGAGTTCCACTTCTGGCTGGCCGCGGCGGACTACATGCTGGGCGACCTGTACGCCGCCGAGAAGCACATGCGCCTGGCGCGGGATGCCAGCACGACGCGCAAGGACCACGAGCTGTATGCGGCCAAGCTGGATCGCCTGAAGGCCCACCAGCGCTGA
- the infA gene encoding translation initiation factor IF-1, giving the protein MAKEELIEMNGLVTEILPEMRFRVDLDNGHKLVAYTSGKMKKNHIRILAGDRVTLELSPYDLNKGRIVFRHIENRGPAPSHQARRR; this is encoded by the coding sequence ATGGCTAAAGAAGAACTGATTGAAATGAACGGCCTCGTTACCGAAATCCTGCCCGAGATGCGTTTCCGCGTCGACCTCGATAACGGCCACAAACTGGTTGCATACACGTCGGGCAAAATGAAGAAGAATCACATCCGCATCCTCGCGGGTGATCGCGTTACGTTGGAACTGTCGCCCTACGACCTGAACAAGGGCCGCATCGTGTTCCGCCACATCGAGAACCGGGGCCCAGCGCCCAGCCATCAGGCACGCCGCCGCTAA
- a CDS encoding cysteine hydrolase family protein: MQHTALIVIDMQQGMASPAAGERNNPAAEDNIARLLAAWREANAPVVHVRHISRTPGSPFWPGQAGVEFQPRFTPLPHAHVVEKNVPDCFINTGLERWLHARGITRLVMVGVSTNNSVEASARTAGNLGFATQVVADATFAFAKRDYAGNQRSADEVHWMALANLDGEYAQVVQTDEALAALGAALRNISAAPVPAIV, translated from the coding sequence ATGCAGCACACCGCTTTGATCGTCATCGACATGCAACAAGGCATGGCCAGCCCGGCCGCGGGCGAGCGCAACAATCCGGCGGCGGAGGACAATATCGCGCGCCTGCTGGCAGCCTGGCGTGAGGCAAACGCACCAGTCGTCCACGTTCGCCATATTTCGCGCACGCCTGGCTCGCCGTTCTGGCCCGGTCAGGCAGGGGTGGAATTCCAGCCGCGCTTCACGCCGCTGCCGCACGCCCATGTGGTGGAAAAGAACGTGCCGGACTGCTTCATCAACACCGGACTGGAGCGCTGGCTGCATGCGCGCGGCATCACCCGGCTGGTCATGGTGGGTGTCAGCACCAACAACTCGGTCGAAGCCAGCGCGCGCACGGCCGGCAACCTGGGTTTCGCGACGCAGGTGGTGGCGGACGCGACCTTTGCTTTTGCCAAACGCGACTACGCGGGCAACCAGCGCAGCGCGGACGAGGTCCACTGGATGGCGCTGGCCAACCTCGACGGGGAATATGCGCAGGTCGTGCAGACGGATGAGGCGCTGGCGGCGCTGGGCGCCGCCTTGCGCAACATCAGTGCCGCCCCTGTCCCTGCGATAGTATAA
- a CDS encoding CocE/NonD family hydrolase, producing the protein MPRHLSLLALSLALVFGTTHAAGTAAHAATAIRSTDAEADEAKDTKRSLREHYTKYEYRIPMRDGTRLFTVVYVPKDSNKTYPFLLQRTPYSAGVEGDDEQLHYGVDYMPDTIGPSREFEDSGYIFVEQDVRGRYMSEGKWQEMTPHAKAQRVAGEGNESQDMHDTVEWLLKHVPNNNGKVGIHGISYPGFYTSASIIDSHPAIKAASPQAPVTDLYMGDDSYHGGAFMLAGNFGFYASFTEEQNPTPLPKTWTPFDYGVADGYDYFLQRLTLSNILSSLSDKQRVLLQPTIEHTTYDEFWKSRNIAPHLKNVKAAVLTVGGWFDAEDAQGPFTTYAAVKRNNLGTFSGLVVGPWVHGGWARGDGKSLGHVQFDSKTSDYFRKQIQFPFFEQHLKGVKPAKPIAEVTAFETGSNVWRQYPAWPPQQAKPRVLYFGANGGLGWQKPATQPAMDTGYDEYVSDPKKPVPYIGYPATGVPKEFMVSDQRFASTRPDVLVYQTEPLEEDVTIAGPVRPKLFVSTTGTDADWVVKLIDVYPNEYPAGEKRPRGKDVPPPILKLAGYQQLVRGNPLRGKFRNSFEKAEPFVPGKVEAINYHLGDVNHTFRRGHRIMVQVQSTWFPLVDLNPQTFTDIPQAKPEDFRKATQRVYHAPDTPSGLEVLVLPSH; encoded by the coding sequence ATGCCCCGTCACCTCTCCCTCCTGGCGCTGTCGCTGGCCCTGGTCTTCGGCACCACCCACGCCGCCGGCACCGCCGCGCATGCCGCCACTGCCATCCGCAGTACCGATGCCGAAGCCGACGAAGCCAAGGACACCAAGCGCAGCCTGCGCGAGCACTACACCAAGTACGAATACCGCATCCCGATGCGGGACGGCACGCGCCTGTTCACCGTGGTCTACGTGCCGAAGGACAGCAACAAGACCTATCCGTTCCTGCTGCAGCGCACCCCGTACAGCGCCGGCGTCGAGGGCGACGACGAGCAGCTGCACTACGGCGTCGACTACATGCCGGACACGATCGGCCCGTCGCGCGAGTTCGAGGACAGCGGCTACATCTTCGTCGAGCAGGACGTGCGCGGCCGCTATATGTCCGAAGGCAAGTGGCAGGAGATGACGCCGCACGCTAAGGCGCAGCGCGTCGCCGGCGAAGGCAACGAGAGCCAGGACATGCACGACACCGTCGAATGGCTGCTGAAGCACGTGCCGAACAATAACGGCAAGGTGGGCATCCACGGCATCAGCTACCCCGGCTTCTACACGTCGGCCAGCATCATCGATTCGCATCCGGCCATCAAGGCCGCTTCGCCGCAGGCGCCCGTGACGGACCTGTACATGGGCGACGACTCGTACCACGGCGGTGCCTTCATGTTGGCGGGGAACTTCGGCTTCTATGCGTCGTTCACGGAAGAACAGAATCCGACGCCGCTGCCGAAGACCTGGACGCCGTTCGACTACGGCGTGGCGGACGGCTACGATTACTTCCTGCAGCGCCTGACCCTGTCGAACATCCTGTCCAGCCTGTCGGACAAGCAGCGCGTGCTGCTGCAGCCGACCATCGAGCACACCACGTACGACGAGTTCTGGAAGAGCCGCAACATCGCGCCGCACCTGAAGAACGTCAAGGCTGCCGTGCTGACGGTGGGTGGCTGGTTCGACGCGGAAGACGCGCAAGGCCCGTTCACGACCTACGCGGCCGTCAAGCGCAACAACCTGGGCACGTTCAGCGGCCTGGTGGTGGGCCCCTGGGTGCATGGCGGCTGGGCGCGCGGCGACGGCAAGAGCCTGGGCCACGTGCAGTTCGACAGCAAGACCAGCGACTACTTCCGCAAGCAGATCCAGTTCCCGTTCTTCGAACAGCACCTGAAGGGCGTCAAGCCGGCCAAGCCGATCGCCGAGGTGACCGCGTTCGAGACCGGCAGCAATGTGTGGCGCCAGTACCCGGCCTGGCCGCCGCAGCAGGCCAAGCCGCGCGTGCTGTACTTCGGCGCCAACGGTGGCCTGGGCTGGCAAAAGCCGGCCACGCAGCCGGCCATGGATACGGGCTACGACGAATATGTCAGCGATCCGAAGAAGCCGGTGCCGTACATCGGCTACCCGGCCACCGGGGTGCCGAAGGAGTTCATGGTGTCGGACCAGCGCTTTGCGTCGACCCGGCCGGACGTGCTGGTGTACCAGACCGAGCCCCTGGAGGAAGACGTGACGATCGCCGGACCGGTGCGACCGAAGCTGTTCGTCTCGACCACGGGGACGGACGCCGACTGGGTGGTGAAACTGATCGACGTCTACCCGAACGAATACCCGGCCGGCGAAAAACGCCCGCGCGGCAAGGACGTGCCGCCGCCGATCCTGAAGCTGGCCGGCTACCAGCAGCTGGTGCGCGGCAATCCGCTGCGCGGCAAGTTCCGCAACAGTTTCGAGAAGGCCGAGCCGTTCGTACCGGGCAAGGTGGAGGCGATCAACTACCACCTGGGTGACGTCAACCATACGTTCCGGCGCGGCCACCGCATCATGGTGCAGGTGCAGAGCACCTGGTTCCCGCTGGTGGACCTGAACCCGCAGACGTTTACCGACATCCCGCAAGCCAAGCCGGAAGACTTCCGCAAGGCCACCCAGCGCGTCTACCACGCGCCGGACACCCCGTCCGGCCTGGAAGTGCTGGTGCTGCCGTCCCATTGA
- a CDS encoding tetratricopeptide repeat protein translates to MIAVLLSACADVRIAPAPVRLFDDSLFQAPRQVLDAAAIHAPSPAMRAYAAEVRQNRHGKAARQALIDALYRRDDLKLEYDAAITRTAAEAFAARHANCLSLVIMTAALAEEAGIPVVFQSVPTADAWTRNGSLYFNVGHVNLLLGRESGEGLPLYDTGAWQLVDFMPPDAASLRRAERIDRATVTAMFMNNRAAEALARGDINDAYWWTKQAIAAAPGLLHAYNTLAIVYQRHGDHALAEAALRHALQREPDNTMMLSNLVQLLQGAGRPGDAAPVQARLATLQAAQPAPFHDFDLGRQAMAAGDYARARRLFERELRRDPYHAEFHFWLAQAAAQLGDMRAADEHLARAMAGSTTSTDRALYSAKLERLRALTRPH, encoded by the coding sequence CGCTTGCGCCGACGTGCGCATCGCGCCAGCCCCGGTACGCCTGTTCGACGACAGCCTGTTCCAGGCGCCCCGCCAGGTACTGGACGCGGCCGCGATCCACGCGCCCTCGCCGGCCATGCGCGCCTACGCGGCCGAGGTGCGGCAAAACCGGCATGGCAAGGCGGCGCGCCAGGCGCTGATCGATGCGCTGTACCGACGCGACGACCTGAAGCTCGAATATGACGCCGCCATCACGCGCACGGCCGCCGAGGCCTTCGCGGCGCGCCACGCCAACTGCCTGTCGCTCGTCATCATGACGGCGGCGCTGGCCGAGGAAGCCGGTATTCCCGTGGTGTTCCAGAGCGTACCGACGGCGGACGCCTGGACCCGCAACGGCAGCCTGTATTTCAACGTGGGGCACGTCAACCTGCTGCTGGGGCGTGAGTCGGGCGAGGGCTTGCCGCTGTACGACACCGGCGCCTGGCAGCTGGTCGACTTCATGCCGCCGGACGCGGCCAGCCTGCGCCGCGCCGAACGGATCGACCGCGCCACGGTCACCGCCATGTTCATGAACAACCGCGCGGCCGAGGCGCTGGCGCGCGGCGACATCAATGACGCCTACTGGTGGACCAAGCAGGCCATCGCCGCCGCGCCCGGCCTGCTGCACGCCTATAACACGCTGGCGATCGTCTACCAGCGCCACGGCGACCATGCGCTGGCCGAAGCGGCGCTGCGCCACGCCCTGCAGCGCGAGCCGGACAACACGATGATGCTGTCGAACCTCGTGCAGCTGCTGCAGGGCGCGGGCCGGCCTGGCGACGCGGCGCCCGTGCAGGCGCGCCTGGCCACGCTGCAGGCGGCGCAGCCGGCGCCGTTCCACGACTTCGACCTGGGGCGCCAGGCCATGGCGGCCGGCGACTACGCGCGCGCGCGGCGCCTGTTCGAGCGCGAGCTGCGGCGCGATCCCTACCACGCGGAATTCCACTTCTGGCTGGCCCAGGCCGCGGCCCAGCTGGGCGACATGCGCGCGGCCGACGAGCACCTGGCCCGGGCCATGGCCGGCAGCACCACCAGCACCGACCGCGCGCTGTACTCGGCCAAGCTGGAGCGCCTGCGTGCGCTCACCCGCCCGCACTGA